One region of Rubripirellula tenax genomic DNA includes:
- a CDS encoding TIGR03643 family protein produces the protein MTDSQDNELTRAEIDRIIMMAWEDRTSFDAIRTQFGLSPGDVIKLMRSEMTANSFKMWRKRTQGRTTKHEARFAETDARDEPRRFRARSQRG, from the coding sequence ATGACCGATTCCCAAGACAACGAACTTACGCGAGCCGAGATCGACCGGATCATCATGATGGCTTGGGAGGACCGTACGAGCTTCGACGCGATCCGTACCCAGTTCGGCCTTTCACCCGGAGACGTCATCAAGCTGATGCGATCTGAGATGACCGCGAACTCTTTCAAAATGTGGCGAAAGCGAACGCAAGGTCGCACAACCAAGCACGAAGCCAGATTCGCCGAAACCGACGCACGCGACGAGCCACGTCGTTTCCGCGCCAGATCGCAGCGTGGCTAG
- a CDS encoding HD domain-containing protein translates to MDEPVIQELVEKVEAIVRERMEGQAAGHGMDHVVRVLVSARAIQSEVGGDLQIIELAALLHDVGDAKFHDGVERSAEFAREILNGLGADEDLIEHVAHIVDNISFRKGESAKPLSLEGKIVQDADRLDALGAIGIVRTIEYGAAFDQPFHLPDAGDAKTGVGHFHEKLFKLKSLMNTDAGRRMAEDREAFMRTFLNQFLLECGEAS, encoded by the coding sequence ATGGATGAACCAGTGATCCAGGAGCTTGTTGAGAAAGTCGAAGCCATCGTGCGCGAACGCATGGAGGGGCAGGCTGCGGGGCATGGCATGGATCATGTGGTTCGGGTGCTGGTGTCTGCGCGTGCGATTCAATCAGAAGTCGGCGGCGATTTGCAGATCATTGAATTGGCGGCTTTGCTGCACGACGTCGGCGATGCAAAGTTCCACGACGGCGTGGAGCGGAGCGCCGAGTTTGCTCGTGAGATTCTGAACGGCCTGGGTGCGGACGAAGATTTGATCGAGCATGTCGCTCACATCGTCGACAACATTTCATTTCGCAAAGGGGAATCGGCCAAACCGCTATCACTCGAAGGCAAGATCGTGCAAGACGCGGATCGCCTGGACGCACTGGGAGCGATCGGGATCGTGCGGACGATCGAGTACGGTGCTGCGTTTGACCAGCCGTTCCATTTGCCCGACGCCGGTGACGCGAAAACGGGCGTTGGGCATTTCCACGAAAAGCTGTTCAAACTGAAGTCGTTGATGAACACCGACGCGGGACGACGGATGGCTGAAGATCGAGAAGCATTCATGCGAACTTTTTTGAATCAGTTTCTGCTTGAGTGCGGAGAGGCATCCTGA
- a CDS encoding PhzF family phenazine biosynthesis protein yields MNSSDGIPIWQVDAFADRPFTGNPAAVCILERYPSDEWMQNVAMEMNLSETAFVVPTDDAGSFHLRWFTPATEVDLCGHATLAAAHTLIEQACVEAGQQIRFQTRSGELVCTPSDSRITLNFPATPPSDNVDPTVAEQLRNALGIRKATVLQSKYDLLVIVEDASIVESLRPNFNAIADIETRGVMVSTAGGASGIDFVSRFFSPQCGINEDPVTGSAHCCLAPYWAARLGKTSLVGYQASSRGGTVNCEVAGDRVHLTGTAVTVLEGRLLSEPAEG; encoded by the coding sequence ATGAACTCTTCCGACGGCATCCCCATCTGGCAAGTCGACGCGTTTGCCGATCGGCCCTTCACCGGCAACCCGGCTGCCGTTTGCATTTTGGAACGCTATCCGAGCGATGAGTGGATGCAAAACGTCGCCATGGAAATGAACTTATCGGAAACCGCGTTCGTGGTGCCGACCGATGACGCAGGCAGTTTCCACCTTCGCTGGTTCACGCCCGCTACCGAAGTCGACTTGTGCGGTCACGCGACCCTCGCCGCGGCACACACGCTAATCGAACAAGCATGTGTCGAAGCTGGTCAGCAGATTCGTTTTCAAACGCGAAGCGGCGAACTGGTCTGCACACCGTCCGATTCGCGGATCACACTCAACTTTCCAGCGACTCCGCCCAGCGACAATGTCGATCCGACAGTTGCCGAGCAACTGCGCAACGCGTTGGGAATACGCAAAGCGACCGTTTTGCAAAGCAAGTACGACCTGCTGGTGATTGTCGAAGATGCGAGCATCGTCGAATCGCTTCGGCCGAATTTCAACGCGATTGCAGACATCGAAACACGCGGGGTGATGGTGTCGACCGCTGGCGGAGCGAGTGGCATCGACTTCGTTTCGCGTTTCTTCTCGCCTCAATGCGGGATCAATGAAGACCCCGTCACCGGTTCGGCCCACTGCTGCTTGGCACCGTACTGGGCGGCTCGACTTGGGAAGACGTCGTTGGTTGGCTACCAAGCCTCATCTCGCGGCGGCACGGTGAACTGCGAGGTCGCCGGCGATCGCGTGCACCTAACGGGCACGGCAGTGACGGTTCTCGAAGGTCGACTGCTGAGCGAACCGGCTGAAGGATGA